Genomic DNA from Terriglobus sp. RCC_193:
CGGCTTCAGTCCATCGGCAATCACGCGGAAGAATGTGTGGTTCTGCACAAACTGCGTGTTCGCGAAGAGCAATGGCGCCGACAGGATCGACGACGCGAAGATCACCGGCATAACGCCACCGGAGTTCACCTTCAGCGGCAGGTGTGTCGACTGGCCACCCATCATCTTGCGGCCCACAATACGCTTCGCGTACTGCACCGGGATGCGCCGCTCCGACTTTTCGACAAACACGATGAAGTACACGACCCCAACCATCGCCACGATCAGTATGGCAATAGCCAGCGGCGTGAATCCGCCCCATGCTGAGTCGCGTGCCTTTTCGTAGAGGTCGTTGATACCGTTCGGCAGACCAGCCACGATACCCGTGAAGATCAACAGTGACATACCGTTGCCGATACCGCGCTCGGTAATCTGCTCACCCAGCCACATGATGAATGCCGTACCCGTTGTCAGCGTCAGCACGCAGAGCGCGATGAACGACTTCGAACCCATCGTCACCATCGGTGCGCCGGTGGTGGACTTGGTCAGCATCATGGCAATCGCGAACGACTGCACAATGGCCAGCAGAACTGTTACGTAGCGGGTCCACTGCGTGATCTTGCGGCGACCCACTTCGCCTTCCTTCTGCAGCTTTGCCAGCGGCTCATAGATCACCGTCAGCAACTGGAAGATGATCGACGCCGTGATGTACGGCATGATGCCCAGCGCGAAGATGGTGAGGCGGCGAAGCGAACCACCAGTGAACAGATCCACCAGGCCGAGCGACGATCCCGCATTTTGCGCGAAGTACTGCGCCAGCAGATCAGCGTTGATGCCGGGTGTGGGGATGTGTCCGCCAAGGCGGTAAACGGCAAGCAGGCCCAGCGTAAACAGCACGCGGGTGCGCAGCTCAGGAATGCGGAAGATGTTGGCCAGCTTGTCAAACATCGGCGGGGCTTATCCAGTCAGGCCTTGCGGCCCGTTCTACTTAAACTTGATGCGGAGTTGATCCGATACAGGCAAAGGCCGAGCCATCACGGCTCGACCCTTCCCTTGAAATCCGTGTGCCTTCATTCTACGCGCAGATGCCGCAACGCGCAGCCGAAGAGCGCCACTTACGCTGCGGCTTCTTCCGCAGCCGGAGCGCCGAGCAGAACCAGCTTACCGCCTGCTGCTTCGATCTTCGCCTGTGCGGCCTTGGAAGCCTTATGCGCGTACACGGTCACAGCGGTGCTGATCTCGCCGTTTGCCAGTACCTTCACCAGAGCCTTCTTCTTGCGGACCAGACCGTTCTCCAGCATCGCTTCGAACGTCAGCTCCGTGACGTTCTTCGTTGCAACGAAAAGCTGGATCGTGTCCAGAGCCAGTACCTGGTACTCCTGACGGAAGATGTTGGTGAAGCCACGCTTCGGCAGACGGCGGTGCAGCGGCATCTGGCCGCCTTCAAAACCACGCATCGAGCGCGAACCCGAACGCGAGCGCTGGCCCTTGTGACCGCGCGTCGACGTCTTGCCCATGCCCGAACCCATACCACGGCCCACGCGCTTCTTGTTGCTGTTCGCGCCCTTCGGCGCATTCAAATTCGAAAGATTCAGTGCCATTGTGCTTTCCTCGCTCACGCCGAACCGGTAAGTCCGACTCGCATTTGCCGCGATACTTTCTGCGGCCGCTGACATAAGTTCTATGTCAACCAAGTTATCGCCTGATCAATGCCAGGCTAAGTTGTTTTGGTGGCTTGCCTCAAAGGCTGACACAAGCCACCGAATTCATTCCCCGCCACGTCCCACGCTTCGAAGAGCCGCGTCGAGAACGGCACGAAGTGTCGAAGCACTAGTCGAGGATGCGAACCAGGTGCGGGATTGCCGCAACCATGCCGCGAACCGACGGTGTGTCCTCGCGCTCCACGATCTGGTTCAGACGCGTAAAGCCCAGGCCCTTAACCACAAGCTTGTGCTTCACCGGCGTCGCGATCTTCGAGCGGTAGTACTGGATCTTGATCTTGCCCGTGTTTTCTGCCATTGTCTCGTTCCTCTCGTTGCTCGTTGCTCTCGTTGCTCCCGTTTCCGCGGCTCACGAGAGCAAACGCTGGAAACGAGGTAACGAGCAACGCGAATTAAAGTTCGTGTACATCCTTGCCGCGCAGCGCTGCAACCGCAGCCTTGTCACGGAGCTGAATCAGCGCGTCAAACGTGGCCTTGATCACGTTGTGCGGGTTCGCCGTTCCCAGCGACTTGGTCAAAACGTTCTGCACACCGGCAGAGGTCATGACGGCACGCACAGCGCCACCAGCGATCACGCCGGTACCTTCGGGAGCCGGCTTCAGCAACACATGACCCGAGCCATAACGGCCCAGCACCTGGTGCGGAATCGATGTCGCGGTCAGGTTCACCTTGTGCAGGTTCTTC
This window encodes:
- the secY gene encoding preprotein translocase subunit SecY; protein product: MFDKLANIFRIPELRTRVLFTLGLLAVYRLGGHIPTPGINADLLAQYFAQNAGSSLGLVDLFTGGSLRRLTIFALGIMPYITASIIFQLLTVIYEPLAKLQKEGEVGRRKITQWTRYVTVLLAIVQSFAIAMMLTKSTTGAPMVTMGSKSFIALCVLTLTTGTAFIMWLGEQITERGIGNGMSLLIFTGIVAGLPNGINDLYEKARDSAWGGFTPLAIAILIVAMVGVVYFIVFVEKSERRIPVQYAKRIVGRKMMGGQSTHLPLKVNSGGVMPVIFASSILSAPLLFANTQFVQNHTFFRVIADGLKPGEPWYQVLSAAAIIFFAYFYISIVFRPDDIADNLRKYGGFIPGIRPGRRTSDFINDILTRITLVGAIYLIIIQLIPQMMISGVHLNHLWLVGPFFDRLPNWITNGLGVNFYFGGTSLLIVVGVAMDTVQQVESQLIMRHYEGFTPKSGRSRGRRSW
- the rpsE gene encoding 30S ribosomal protein S5, with protein sequence MAIRKKIDANKLNLKDQVVAINRVTKVVKGGKNMSFAALVVIGDPDQGIVGYGSGKAKEVPQAIRKGIEAAKKNLHKVNLTATSIPHQVLGRYGSGHVLLKPAPEGTGVIAGGAVRAVMTSAGVQNVLTKSLGTANPHNVIKATFDALIQLRDKAAVAALRGKDVHEL
- the rpmD gene encoding 50S ribosomal protein L30 — encoded protein: MAENTGKIKIQYYRSKIATPVKHKLVVKGLGFTRLNQIVEREDTPSVRGMVAAIPHLVRILD
- the rplO gene encoding 50S ribosomal protein L15, which encodes MNLSNLNAPKGANSNKKRVGRGMGSGMGKTSTRGHKGQRSRSGSRSMRGFEGGQMPLHRRLPKRGFTNIFRQEYQVLALDTIQLFVATKNVTELTFEAMLENGLVRKKKALVKVLANGEISTAVTVYAHKASKAAQAKIEAAGGKLVLLGAPAAEEAAA